The Gossypium hirsutum isolate 1008001.06 chromosome D06, Gossypium_hirsutum_v2.1, whole genome shotgun sequence genome contains the following window.
CTTTTTCAGTTATCAACTAATAATGGCAGTGGAGGCCTAACATTTCCCACTTGGTAGTATTTGTCCTCATGATTCCCCAACTTTAAAAGGAACCTTTTTGGTTTTATTCCTCCCTTTTCATGTCTTTATTTCTTGATATCTTACATAAATTTCGTACTTAACTttcatttcaatatttaatttgatttttgaattttgttCTTTGTTAAACATGGAAGTTttgtttcaatatttaatttgatgCATAAATTCTTTTTATTGCAATTAAGTAcctataattttttattagagtATAAGTGTCAAATATTCATGAGACCAcgtgatattatttgatattgatatcaaattaaacattaaaactaaACTCAAGTATCAAATGATATAATAACACTAAATTTTAACATGATAAAAAAACCATATGAAATAGAAAGTGGCAAgctattgttattgttatttataaCATTTAGAtatattacaatatatatatagggTGAATATTTGGGAGAGTGTACTTTTTCTATTCTATAAGTAACCTTTAGAAAGTTAATATGtatcttttcttttaatatttatttttaaatattttactataatgtTGTAAGATACTTGTCAACCCCTAACTCTGTTTGCGGAGTAGTACCAAATAACTTCCCATATTTATCCATGTTTTCGATATATAGTGATGAGCTGATTATTGTGTAAGCTATATATGACAGTATTGTCTCCATGCAACTCATGCTGTTTGAGAAGCTTGTCTCACCGTCTGAATAAAAAAACCAGACAAAAGCAATTACTGTAAAATGTTAGTGCTCAATTAATTGTAAGTAgcaatataatgataaaaaaaatgcgAGACCTGAAGATAAACTTCGAGCTTCCTCTTTAAGATTGCATGCTCTTGCTTCACTTGTTGAAAACTCCTAATGCATCTATAAAATCAACACCTTGAGTTCACTTTAGTATCTTCACTCAACATATATTCAAGTATAAATATGTGAGTATAATCCTCTTCAACTACATGAAAGAACtttgaaaaggttaaatatatttgtattcaACATATACTCATATCCGATTCTACTTTGAATACGGCCCTAAAGAGAGTTATACCAAAATATGAGTAATACTATGACCCAAAAAAAGATAAAACACATAAACGTCCAACATGAGCAACTCTTGATTAGAGAGTAAGCCACTTGTTACTAGTCAAAAAGGAACCACTAGTTACTGGTCAAAAAGGAACTAAGCAACCAAAGGTTAGGTATAAATACCTACGATATGAGTCTCACACTACCTCTTTTACGTGTTTAAAGCTTCCATTTCTGTATCCTTCCGTTAATACCTTTCGCTAACGTAAGTATTAGAGAATGTCTCAAAATACAAGCTCCAATATCTCTCACCTCCCGCTAATTTTGTTGGAACCTAATCTCTCCAAACCCTGCTTAACTTCCTAGAAAAATACCTCCAAACCCACTTCACCACCAAAAAAAAATGACAAACAGATTACGAGTTAAAAGAGTCTTTTAACGTGTGCTAATGGAACTTAATTgatgaaaggaaaaaagaaaaaaaggaagtaGACAAGAAAATTACCCTTCAGCATTTTCAGCATTGCAGTATTCTCTGAAAGCTGTGCATTCATTGGTAACCTTCTTAGCCCCAATGCTTCAAGAAAATCAATATAATCAAATGACTCAGATAAACAAGAGTAACAtcaattcacttttttttttatttttttcttttttttttttggggggggggggcggTATGTAAGAGTTTACCTGGAGCTGCTTCCCTTGAACTGGTGCATGTAATCATCCAGTTTACAAAAGTCAATAGGCCTACTGTTCCTGCATGATATATGAGAAAATTTCTTATAGTGATCTTAAATATTTAATCACATTGAAGATTAATATGAGAGAATATATATGTTGTTCTCCACTTACAGTGCTTGTTCGATGTTCTGAATTAACCTTGTGGAATCATTGTAAAATAAGGTGACAACCTCTTGAACAAAATTAGGGTTGGTATCATCTTGTAACTCCTCCAGCTGAATGAATTGATCGTCAAGGTAGCCCTGCAATAATGCttctttttgtaaattttacTTGATTTGGAAATGAAATTAAACATAAGTAATGTCCAAATAGAGGAAgttaaggaaaagaaaagttggtaaggttttttttttaattttaaccatatattattctctttttttttttcttttaacatattcCTATTCAAAACATAATTAAGGAATCTCAAATTATGACCTATTAACAAGATGTTCACCTTCTTTAAGgataatttaaattctaatcgAGGTTataatatttagatctatttatgtttttgttaaatggaatatatgataattttaaaataaataactactCATATTTAAAATCGTGTGAAACcatgtatgtaatatatattgaCTTCTGAGAGAGAATGGACCTGATCAAAGAGGGACCTTCTCATGGAGGCAACTTGGTTGTGCAGGCGATTCCTATCCAtctttgcttttttttctttctttgttttttcccCTTGTAAACAAAGTGGTAAAAAAATGGGGTATGTCAATAATTGGTACCTCCACACCTTTGTATTTATAGTATACGGCTAAACCCTAATGGTATGTATGAAAAAAGAGGAAGAATAATAGGCCAAAAATGACTAAAGGGAGAATCAAAGCCAAATTTTTTACGTGTCAAACGATTATCAATTTGGTATATCCctttagattttgattttttttcgactgaaaaaaaaaaagaaattgttgaagaaataaggacaaaaaaaatataatttttgtcattttttattACGAACTAAAAGtattacaaaagaaaaataaattaatttaatgtaactCAAATAGAAATAGTTTGTAATAGCTGGATTCCGTACTACAGTTAATCTGTTAATCTCTAATAAATTAAACTATTCACCCTTGCTAACTAGAgtaacctaacccaagggaatcAATTCACTTTTTATTTCAACCATCCTATCATGCTTTTTCTAGCTTtaggtaaaatttaaaatttgtttttttttaattaaatataaatttattatgtttaactttatattgaattttattactAGAGACAAGTTATAaactttttggtattttatatctgttttacaatttataaaaattaatttttttaatgtttatagatACTACTCTTTTTAATAATTCatcaaatttaaattctaaaactatGTGTTTCTTTTTAGCTCGTACTAGAATctcttttgagaaaaaaaattcccCAAGTACATAAATAGTTCTTTTAACATTTCCCTAATTTTTCAAAAGAAAGTCAAGCTAGCACCAGCACTTATACTTTCAATGGCTAAAAgagcttgcctttattttaagttgaaattttgcttTCGGGCCCAAATCAAAGCCTATGGACAAATTTATTgtcttttttagttaattaatgtaGAAATAGAAATACTCAAAAGTCTAAGAtcgaaaaagacaaaattaaaaagttgagtaattattttataacatttcattgttgagtgataaaaaaattataattggatGATTACTAATATAGTTTAGCCTAATAATAATAACTCTTCACCAAATGGCGGAGCTTAGTAGGGTCCCATGGTCCTccctaaaatggtaattttttaatttaggtcttttataatttataaaattttaaattaataatggtaaaattttgatttaaccttttaaaaatgataaagatatagactattaaaataataaaattatatttttactatcataaaaatatataatttaatttcgaccttCCAACAAAAAAAATGTCTAGCTAGTCCTTGTATTCACCCATGCTAACTAGAGTAACCAAACCCTAGGGAATCAATCCACTCAACGATCTTATCATGCTTTTTGGTCTCATCAAATACGCAGACGCGAATAAATTACAAGGAATCATCCCCAACATAGAACTTACATAAGGTAAGTTTTGATGTCACGatcaattctatttttttatagcaatattttaaaattaaatttatagtaaaattattttttatgttttattttactttttataacaattttttcatttaaaatagcAATAATCGAAAATTATATAACATctctcaaattttaataaaaataattttatttaattttattcctaaatgaaataaaattaataaattttagttaatatattaatttaataaaatatttaactttcacataaaaatctattaatcatattttattaatgaaaatcaatatttaagaaataaaattatgtaataaattgtATTAAAGATATAATCTAAATCTtactaattaatattattaataggagAGAGATCCATTTACACTAATGtaaaattaaactagttttacACCATTCTATAACTTTTTAtaggattaatattttaacaatctaactatcatatttcatattccaTTCAGTGTAGATCATGCATGTCAAGTTAagcttaaattaaaattttctaactatttattttatgtaataaaaaactttcaaccattaaatatatattaatatagacaaTTTTTTAGACCGATATGATAAAGATTTTAGAgcgatttaaaattttacataaatgaCAAGTgcaaatattttgataaattgaacagtaggattgttaaaatattaatcgtatagAAAGTTACAAAAATGTTTAAAACTACTTTAGTTTTACATTAGTGTAAGTCGATCCCTCCCCAAATCAATATATTAtactttttaattgaaaatttattttaaaaagtcaaatattaactaaatctcaaatgttatcataaatatataacaaCTAACTTTCTATAATAACTAAAATCTTGAAAAACAAATGaaactattataaaataaataaataaaaaagtttgacGGTAGTATATTTGTGGGTGAATATACATAAGAGATTCATCTAATATAGGGACCCgattaaattaatttctctattattaaatggatcaatttagttcACATAAtgttaaaaaagaataaattaatgtCATATTGGgatagagttaacatttactatttaatagagttaatatttttaaatttttatggttaCCTAAATGAAATCTTTTATTTAGAATTGAACTacaattgaaaaaaagaattcaAGATAGCTTTTGTACAAATTGaacttatttgattattttaataatttaaaaattaaattgatccaGTTAGTAATAGAAGAATTAATTTGATCAAATCcctatcatataaggacctcccaAACAATTTAAGCTATATTTTATCATCCATGTGTAAATACATTCTACCTTCCTGCAAGAATATGACAACTTGCAgaaagtgaaaaaagaaaaacatgagCGAGAAAATTACTTTTGGCAAAAAATTGTTTTTCCTCATATTCTTTAGGAATTGACTCTACTCGTGCTAAAGCCGAAGAAACCTTTTGATAGAGGGAACGTGGCTAACCAAAATTGGCCGAAATTGGGATCCTTGTTACCATAATTCCATCGGTCCAACATCAGTTTCATTCTCGAAGCTgaatatctataatttttataaaatttaaatatcttttataaaatttaaattcaaaatcagaAAGTCTAAAATTCATATTAATTCccttaaaaattcatattcattttttattcgcattaaatcaaatttaccacatctgaatttaaattaattaacttattaatCAAATATTCACAAATACATgtgttttataaaatatattaaaattttaaatatataagtaGATGAAGtttatataattttcaatatGCTTGTGAAATCTAAAATATTCCACAAattgtatattaaataattacCCGCCTTGAAtaataaacatctgaaggttaatATCTAAATTCATTCTAAATCCATTACGATAGCAATTAAAGTATCCGAATCAAAATATtgcctaaatttaaaattttcaaattaaccaaaaaaaaactcaaatgccTGCATCCGAATAATGAATATCCGAAAGTTAATATCCACATCTGTTCTAATTCCATTACAGatggtaaataaaatattatccGAATCTATAATATCTAAATAtgcataaaaacaaattaaatatccACAAATATCTTAATGCGCACTATCCATAACCATTTATACCGCCAAAGGTTACATTATAACATGTCCACCATCGAACAACCCAAGTTCAGTCGAACATTTCCACATGAAGAACGTATTAGCTCCTCTGTTAATCTTTCAAGAAATCGACTAATACTAACAATCACAAAACTAAAGCTACAATGTACAGATATGTAAAAGAAAATGGTTTTATCCCGTGCTAGTGTAAAAGATACTTAGTGATCGGTCCAATTACATATAATGTTGCTAATTGATTTATTATGAAACAATTggtcatttattttaattataattgatttattataaaaGAATTGTTGATTAAGAATTATACAAGATAAAGCAGAAACAATTAATCATTATCGTCGTTGAATCTTAACTCGATTTGTATAGACATTATTGCCAATACGGAAGGACATGAGTTTAATGCGCTGAAACGCATTGTCCTTCTATTCTATTTATGGGTGGGAGAAAGACTATCTGCAGTTCTAGacattttttcaaaaaagaacagatatgatcataacttataatgagattgttcaaaaaaatcaTTGTCATCGGTCAAGAACTAAAATAAACAATTTTCAAAAAGGTGATATCAGATATCAAAAACATTTCAAGCCACCGATAAAGATATatctttttaaagaatttttttttccatgGTATGCttaataggaaaattttaaaattttaaaaataaactgaaaataaaatattttaaaaaatgaatagttTTGAACTAACATCCATTCTTCTAATTTTCTTTCCTCTTAGCATTCTAACTTTTTCACTCAGCCAAGGGTGGCAAATATCATACTCTAGAAAGATTAATCAAATATTGACCAACCATATGCAGACTGCAATTTTTGAACAAATGTTTAAACAAACAAGGTCATTGGCTAACCTAGAACTAGAACGCcttcaaataaatcattaataaGCATGGCTGCCATCTGATTGGAAATCATCAACTGAAAGGAGTACATGCTACAGTTTCCTAAAAGCATAAAGCGCCTATGGCAATGAAATTGTATTAGCAAAACCGCGATTTCCTAAAAACTTTAGGCTATAATctgttttaataataataataataaaagggcaGTTCTAAGCGGGAAAACTTTGTAAGAAGAGAAAATCAAAATGTCAAAAGGAGGCTGAAAGGATCATGATTCAAGAGGCTATCAAAACAGCGCAATAGAAAGCCCAAAAGTATGTTAGTGATTGGAATGAGAACATTACCTTTACATAAGCAGACAGTGGTCCTTGTCAAGTCTCAGTCCGTCCTTCCCATGGAACTGTCAGCCAAAAGTTAAAAAAGGAAGAGGTGAGAAGGATGCCTCCTTTATTCCTTTGCCACACATTGAAGAGAGAGTGGAAGAGACAGGGTAAAGCGGATTTTACATTGCCATTCATCTCAATGTCTTCCTCACATGGTCTTTTATAGATGCTTGATCACGTATTCTCCTTCGTTAAAGAAAAGGCTGAGGACACGTGGAGTTGGATGAGAATACGAATTGCTGACTTTGATTTTCACCCGAAGGATCAATATTCGCTCTTCCATCATCGTCTATGCTGATGAGAATCCCACCATGGACGCGATAAACACTACCCAAATTCTAAACTTTCCAGAGCTTAACTAAGCCTTAATTCAAACCAGTTGTGATAAGCTAGAATTCTAGATGAACCTTTGTCCCCATTCAAATCATTCAAAGAAATATCCTTGAAAAGAAGTATCGTAAGCCGATGCGGAAAAAGCACTTAATCAGACCAATCACTGGAAACTACAGTTCACCTCGATGACAAAAGAATGCTTGTTTTGCACTAAATAAATCTGAGCACAAGCCTTCAGAGGGAAAAAAATGACAGTGTATATAAGATTGATAATTTGTTCCCATGCAAAACAAGAaagagtttaaattttaattaggatCGCTGtattttatacaaataaaattgTCTTGGTAAAAAAACAGTAAGAAAGCCCCATCTTTAAAGAGCATTAAGGGATATAAATGGCACCTATCTGGAAAGGTGAGGTAGAGGAAACTCCATCATACAATTTGTGGGCCTTCAAAGAAATAACCTTTGCACTCAATTAGACCATTTCAATGGGTATATACTCCAAAAAATGGTGGGCGATGATGAATCATCTAAAATTCACATTAAGGTTTGTACGCAAACCAATTCATTCATCTATGCAAGAAGCCCATTGCCTGGTAGACATTACTAAGAGTAGCATCAGCTATAGCTGCAGCTTTAGTAGCCCCTTCTCCCAAGACTCCGTCCAAATAAGCTGGATCAGAAATAATTTCCTCATGCCGAACCTGAAAAAGTTGAAAACCAAACTAATGATGGGGACACCTCAGTGGACATGCAAAACCAATGCCATACCAAAGTAgggaaaatgaacaaaatgattGGACCAAATGTGGTCACAACATTGGCTGAAAACAACTTCATGCACATCAACCAGAAAAAACTCTCCATGCACATGCAATTTATTCATGAAAAGAAACACCTACCACTACCGTCAAAGATATAATCTAATCAAACATTGGTACCATCTTGGCAGCAATGCAGGTTCAACACTGAAGCAGCAACATGGATATGACTAGATTTTATGTTTGCTAGACTGCAGTAGACAGCTTCATAGCAATTGCCGGTAATCATTTATTGAAACTAAGGTTGACCAAACAGATGAAATAAGATAAGCAGGAGACACTAGATCCTCAATTACATCtttcattaaaaagaaaaatgaagaacagAATTAT
Protein-coding sequences here:
- the LOC107900335 gene encoding histidine-containing phosphotransfer protein 4; this translates as MDRNRLHNQVASMRRSLFDQGYLDDQFIQLEELQDDTNPNFVQEVVTLFYNDSTRLIQNIEQALNSRPIDFCKLDDYMHQFKGSSSSIGAKKVTNECTAFREYCNAENAEGCIRSFQQVKQEHAILKRKLEVYLQTVRQASQTA